One stretch of Erpetoichthys calabaricus chromosome 14, fErpCal1.3, whole genome shotgun sequence DNA includes these proteins:
- the LOC114665468 gene encoding 60S ribosomal protein L38, which yields MPRKIEEIKDFLLTARRKDAKSVKIKKNKDNVKFKVRCSKYLYTLVITDKEKAEKLKQSLPPGLAVKELK from the exons ATG ccTCGCAAAATTGAAGAAATAAAGGATTTCCTGCTCACTGCCAGGAGGAAAGATGCCAAAT CTGTTAAGATCAAGAAGAACAAAGACAATGTGAAATTTAAGGTGCGCTGCAGCAAATACTTGTACACATTGGTCATCACCGACAAAGAGAAGGCAGAGAAACTCAAGCAGTCCTTGCCCCCAG gtctTGCTGTGAAGGAGTTGAAATAA